The proteins below are encoded in one region of Scleropages formosus chromosome 19, fSclFor1.1, whole genome shotgun sequence:
- the fzd8a gene encoding frizzled-8a, with translation MERYLLGLRALVALAVLQRSGGGGAAKELTCQEISVPLCKGIGYNYTYMPNQFNHDTQDEAGLEVHQFWPLVEIQCSADLRFFLCSMYTPICLEDYKKPLPPCRSVCERARAGCAPLMRQYGFPWPDRMRCELLPAQGNPDTLCMDYNRTDATTAAPAPPKPTGHPGRAPNPPHRGRGRAGGGGGGKHNKGAAGGGGCEPGCQCRAPMVQVTSDRHPLYNRVKTGHMANCAMPCHNPYFTADERSFTAFWIGLWSVLCFVSTSATVATFLIDMERFKYPERPIIFLSACYMFVSAGYIVRLVAGHEKVACNREFDVEHIHYETTGPALCTVVFLLIYFFGMASSIWWVILSLTWFLAAGMKWGNEAIAGYSQYFHLAAWLIPSMKSIAVLALSSVDGDPVAGICYVGNQNLDNLRGFVLAPLVIYLFIGTMFLLAGFVSLFRIRSVIKQGGTKTDKLEKLMIRIGVFTVLYTVPATTIVACYFYEQHNRHAWEVSHNCSCLREQEPGRPDYAVFMLKYFMCLLVGITSGVWVWSGKTLESWRTFCTRCCWGSKGTSGGSMYSDVSTGLTWRSGTASSVSCPKQLPLSQV, from the coding sequence ATGGAGCGCTACCTGTTGGGGCTGCGCGCGCTCGTGGCGCTCGCCGTGCTGCAGCGctccggcggcggcggcgcggccAAGGAGCTCACGTGCCAAGAGATCTCGGTGCCGCTGTGCAAAGGCATCGGCTACAACTACACGTACATGCCGAACCAGTTCAACCACGACACGCAGGACGAGGCGGGCCTCGAGGTGCACCAGTTCTGGCCGCTCGTGGAGATCCAGTGCTCGGCGGACCTGCGCTTCTTCCTGTGCAGCATGTACACGCCGATCTGCCTGGAGGACTACAAGAAGCCGCTGCCGCCTTGCCGCAGCGTGTGCGAGCGCGCCCGCGCCGGGTGCGCGCCGCTCATGCGCCAGTACGGCTTCCCCTGGCCGGACCGCATGCGCTGCGAGCTGCTGCCCGCGCAGGGCAACCCGGACACGCTGTGCATGGACTATAACCGGACGGACGCGACCACGGCGGCGCCCGCGCCGCCCAAGCCCACGGGCCACCCGGGCAGGGCGCCGAACCCGCCGCACCGGGGCAGGGGCCGCGCCGGCGGCGGAGGCGGCGGCAAGCACAACAAGGGGGCTGCGGGCGGCGGCGGGTGCGAGCCTGGCTGCCAGTGCCGTGCGCCCATGGTGCAGGTGACCAGCGACCGGCACCCGCTGTACAACCGCGTGAAGACGGGCCACATGGCCAACTGCGCCATGCCGTGCCACAACCCGTACTTCACGGCGGACGAGCGGAGCTTCACGGCCTTCTGGATCGGCCTGTGGTCCGTGCTGTGCTTCGTGTCCACCTCGGCGACCGTCGCCACGTTCCTCATCGACATGGAGCGCTTCAAGTACCCCGAGAGGCCCATCATCTTCCTGTCGGCGTGCTACATGTTCGTGTCGGCCGGCTACATCGTGCGCCTCGTGGCCGGGCACGAGAAGGTGGCGTGCAACCGCGAGTTCGACGTGGAGCACATCCACTACGAGACGACGGGCCCGGCGCTCTGCACCGTCGTCTTCCTGCTCATCTACTTCTTCGGCATGGCCAGCTCCATCTGGTGGGTCATCCTGTCTCTCACCTGGTTCCTGGCAGCCGGCATGAAGTGGGGCAACGAGGCCATCGCCGGCTACTCGCAGTACTTCCACCTGGCCGCCTGGCTCATCCCCAGCATGAAGTCCATCGCCGTGCTGGCGCTCAGCTCCGTGGACGGAGACCCCGTGGCGGGCATCTGCTACGTGGGCAACCAGAACCTGGACAACCTGCGCGGCTTCGTGCTGGCGCCGCTCGTCATCTACCTGTTCATCGGCACCATGTTCCTGCTGGCCGGCTTCGTGTCGCTCTTCCGCATCCGCAGCGTCATCAAGCAGGGCGGTACCAAGACGGACAAGCTGGAGAAGCTCATGATCCGGATCGGCGTGTTCACGGTGCTCTACACGGTGCCGGCCACCACCATCGTGGCGTGTTACTTCTACGAGCAGCACAACCGCCACGCGTGGGAGGTGAGCCACAACTGCTCGTGCCTGAGGGAGCAGGAGCCGGGCCGGCCGGACTACGCCGTCTTCATGCTCAAGTACTTCATGTGCCTTCTGGTGGGCATCACCTCGGGGGTGTGGGTGTGGTCGGGCAAGACCCTCGAGTCGTGGCGGACGTTCTGCACGCGCTGCTGCTGGGGCAGCAAGGGTACGAGCGGGGGCTCCATGTACAGCGACGTGAGCACGGGACTCACCTGGAGGTCCGGTACGGCGAGCTCCGTCTCCTGCCCCAAGCAGCTGCCGTTGTCGCAGGTTTGA